A part of Caretta caretta isolate rCarCar2 chromosome 1, rCarCar1.hap1, whole genome shotgun sequence genomic DNA contains:
- the LOC125624431 gene encoding uncharacterized protein LOC125624431, giving the protein MQSSSAQVTMMESQNRKRAPAWTEREVRDLIAVWGEESVLSELRSSFRNAKTFVKISQGMKDRGHNRDLKQCRVKLKELRQAYQKTREANSRSGSEPQTCRFYDELHAILGGSATTTPAVLFDSFNGDGGNTEVGFGDEEDDDDEEVVDSSQQASGETGFPDSQELFLTLDLEPVPPEPTQGCLLDPAGGEGTSAACVSMITGSSPSQRLVKLRKKKKRTRDEMFSELMLSSHTDRAQTNAWRQIMSECRKAQNDREERWRAEESKWRAEESKWRAEDRAEAQMWWQRDERRQDSMLRLLQDQTSMLQCMVELQQRQLEHRLPLLPLCNQPPSSPSSIVSTPRRPRTRWGGLRPTSHSTTEDCPKKRRLSFNKF; this is encoded by the exons atgcagagctcatcagcacaggtgaccatgatggagtcccagaatcgcaaaagagctccagcatggaccgaacgggaggtacgggatctgatcgctgtttggggagaggaatccgtgctatcagaactccgttccagttttcgaaatgccaaaacctttgtcaaaatctcccagggcatgaaggacagaggccataacagggacctgaagcagtgccgcgtgaaactgaaggagctgaggcaagcctaccagaaaaccagagaggcgaacagccgctctgggtcagagccccaaacatgccgcttctatgatgagctgcatgccattttagggggttcagccaccactaccccagccgtgttgtttgactccttcaatggagatggaggcaatacggaagtaggttttggggacgaagaagatgatgatgatgaggaggttgtagatagctcacagcaagcaagtggagaaaccggttttcccgacagccaggaactgtttctcaccctagacctggagccagtaccccccgaacccacccaaggctgcctcctggacccagcaggcggagaagggacctctg ctgcatgtgtttcaatgatcacaggatcttctccttcccagaggttagtgaagcttagaaagaaaaaaaaacgcactcgcgatgaaatgttctccgagctcatgctgtcctcccacactgacagagcacagacgaatgcatggaggcaaataatgtcagagtgcaggaaagcacaaaatgaccgggaggagaggtggagggctgaagagagtaagtggcgggctgaagagagtaagtggcgggctgaagacagggctgaagctcaaatgtggtggcagcgtgatgagaggaggcaggattcaatgctgaggctgctgcaggaccaaaccagtatgctccagtgtatggttgagctgcagcaaaggcagctggagcacagactgccactgctgcccctctgtaaccaaccgccctcctccccaagttccatagtctccacacccagacgcccaagaacgcggtgggggggcctccggccaaccagccactccaccacagaggattgcccaaaaaaaagaaggctgtcattcaataaattttaa